TTTCATATAAAATCTGTTCATTAAATATAGAAACATCTATCATTCCGTTTGGATCTGAGAGTTGCAGAAATGCAAACTTACCTCTAGGAGTGGAACGTATTTTCTTATTGATAACAATCCCCGCTATGTTCATTTTGGCCGCGTTCTTATCAGCTAAGCGCTCGATTAAATCTGAAGTTATTACCTTTGCTTTTTGTAGTTTGACTTTGTGCTCAGACAGTGGATGCGACGATAGATAAAACCCCAGCGCTTCAAATTCCATCTTTGAACCTTCTTTCTGATCCCAATCTTGGCATAGTTGTAATTCCGGCCTGAGGCAATATTGCTTGCCGTCTTGAGCAAAAAGATCTATTTGTGAAGAAGAGTTGTTATGGTAGAAATTTAAATATTTTATTAATGTATCAACATTTGAGAAAATCTGCTTTTTATTATCCGCTATAGAGTTTAATGCTCCAGCTTTCGCAAGATTTTCTATAGCTCTTTTGTTAATAGCGTTATGTGAGCATCTCTCAAGTACATCAAAAATGTCGGTAAATGATCCATTTTCTTGCCGTTCTTTTACTAAGATTTCCATCGCAGAAATTCCGACATTTTTAATACCAGCAAGTCCAAACCTTATAGCATCTCCCTCGATTTTGAAATATGCCGCGGAACTATTGATATCAGGAGGCAAGATTTTTATTTTAAAATGTCTAGCATCTGAACAGAACATACTTATCTTGTCTGAGTCGTGTATCTCAAGGTTAATAGAAGCTGTAAAAAATTGCAGTGGGTAATGCGCTTTTAGATATGCAGTTTGATATGAGATTACAGAGTATGCAGCAGCGTGAGATTTATTAAATCCATAACTTGCAAACTTCTCGACTAAGCCGAATATTTCTTGTGCTTGCTGTTTTTCTATTCCTCCCTTTACAGCACCATTCACAAAGCCTTCACGTAATCTTTCCATCTCAGCTTTGTTTTTCTTACCCATTGCCCTTCTGAGCAAATCTGCCTGTCCTAAGCTATAGCCAGCAAGGATCTTAGCAATCTCCATAACTTGCTCTTGGTATATTATGATACCGTATGTTTCGCTAAGTAACTCTTCAAGCTTCTTATGTATGTGAGATACCTTTTCAAGGCCATGTTTTCGCTTGATATAGCTTGGTATATTATCCATAGGGCCCGGTCTATATAGCGACGCAAGTGCCATTAAGTCTCCAATACAATCTGGCTTCAGATTTTTAATGGAGCCGCGCATACCAACACCCTCAAACTGAAATACCCCTATGGTTTCTCCTCTGGAGAGCATTTGATAAGTTTTTTGGTCGTCAAGGCCAATACTATTGATATCGAAGAATTTTGGATTATCCTTACTTTTATTTTCTTGTATAATACTCTCATTGATAAGAGAGCAGGTTTTGGAAATGACCGTTAATGTTTTAAGTCCAAGAAAGTCAAATTTTATGAGGCCGGCAGATTCAGCATATTTCAGTGAATATTGCACTGCTTGCATTGTTGAATTCGCATCCTGATAAAGAGGGGCAAGCTCTATGATAGGGCGATCTGATATTACTATTCCCGCTGCATGTGTTGATACATGCCTATTTATCCCTTCAAGTTGCAAGCCAATTGAAAGTAATTTATCAATATCTGGATCATTTCCTCTTTGCGCTTGTAATTCTTTGTCTAATTTTATTGCTTCAGAGAGTGTAATTGGATTTGCTGGATTATGAGGAACAGATTTGCTTATCTTATCTATAAGACCATATGGAAGTTGCATAACGCGACCAACATCTCTAAGCACTGCTCTTGCTTGTAATTTTCCAAATGTTATTATCTGTGCTACTCTCTCCTCGCCATATTTTTGCTGTACGTACCCTATCACCTCATCCCTGCGCTCTTGACAGAAGTCGATATCAAAATCTGGCATTGAGACTCTTTCAGGATTTAAAAATCTCTCAAACAGCAGGCCAAATTTTATAGGATCAAGATCTGTAATTTCAAGAGCCCAAGCTACTATCGATCCAACACCCGATCCTCTTCCTGGACCGACAGGAATTCCTTGATTTTTACTCCATTTGATGAAGTCTGAGACTATCAAAAAATACCCAGGAAAGTTCATCTTATTTATAACTTCTAGTTCAAATTCTAGCCTTGAGAAATACTCCTCTCTCTCTTTTGAATCTGTGATATCACTAATTCTATTCTCAAGTCCTATTTTGGCAGCATTGCGAAGAGCTTCAGCTTCACTAATGCTTTTGGTATTTCCAGAAATGTCTTGTGACTGTGTAGTGAACTTAGGCAGCATTGGAGCTCTCTCCTCTGCCATAGCCGAGCATTTCATTGCAATCAATGCTGTGTTTTCGATTGCTTCTGGCAAATCGCTGAAGAGTTTCACCATCTCGCTTGGTGATTTGAAATAATTATGTATGCCTGCTTTTGGCCTTGTATCTTCGAGCAAATACTTACTTTCTGTTATACAAAGCAGCGCGTCTTGAGCTACCATAAGTTCTGGTGTGAGATAAGATATGGGGTTGCTTGCAACAATCGGTATATTATATTTATATGCAAGATCTAAGCATACATTCTCCAGCGCGGCATCTATTTTATCACTATTCCTAATAAACTCTAAAAAGAAATTATCTTCAAATTGTTTGCTTAGACTGACAACTAATTCCTCAAGTTGAGCAGTTTTGCCAGAATGAAATAGTTCACTTGCTATACCCTGTGTGCCTGGTGATAATAGCACTATGCCATCTGATTTTTGAAATAGTTGCTCTAGTGTAATATAAAATGTAACATCACCTTTTGTATGCAAAAATGAATGGCTTACAAGGTATAATAAATTTCTATATCCACTTTCGTTTTTAGCTATTATAAAAAAGTCGTGTAGATTTAATTGATTACCATTTTGTAGAGCAAATTGTTGAGGTAATAAGACTTTGATTATACAGCCTATCAACGGCTTGATGCCGTTTTTTACACATTCCATGGAAAATTCTAAAGAGCCAAATAAATTACCGTAATCAGCAAGGCAAAGTGCTGGCATCTTATACTTTAGAGATTCTTTAACAAGTGCTTGAATTTTGTTTGTACTTTTACCAAGAGAATAATCTGAGTGTGCTCTAAGATGTATAAAAAGGTTTTCTAAATTACTGGATGAATGCATTGATTGTTTGTTTGTGATTCAAAATTGTATCGACACGACATAATTCTATAACATATAATGCATGAACTTGAAACATCATGATTTATACTGAAGTTTTATTTTTGATGCTTTTCAAATTGTATACTTTTTGATACATTGCCCTGGATTATTCATTTGATTTGCCATTGTGATTAATATGGCAAACACGATCAATATTTCTCAAGAATTTTAAAACTTACTTTTATTTACTTACATGTTTTATATTCCAAAGTGGAAAGAGTTCTTTATATGGTGTTGTTGCCTACTTGCAATATATTTTGCACTTCCTAGTATGTTTATAGGCAGCAGTAGTAATTTGCTTAATTACCTGCCTAAAAATACTGTGAATTTAGGTTTAGATCTTAGAGGAGGAGTTTCTTTATTGCTCGAAGCGGACCTTGATAATTATAGAAAAGAGGTTCTGCAACAAGCTTTTTCTCAACTAAAAGTGCAGTTCAAGAAAGATACTACACATTCTGTAGAATTTGAACTACTACCTGATTTACAAGGAATTAACCTAAAGCTCAGAAAAGAAATATCAAAAGACTTGCATGAACAACTCTTAAAAAAAGTAAAAGAGACTGTGGGGCAAAACTTTCGCGTTCGTACTGAAACAGATGTTATATCAGTAAAGCTTGATAGTGATATGCTTCAAGCAGCTGAAGGCAAGATAATGGAGCAAAGCATTGAAATAATAAGAAGACGTATAGACGAAAAAGGTGCTAAGGAGATTGATCTACAAAAACAAGGGAAAAATCAGATTTTACTGCAAGTTCCTGGAGCAAGTTCACCTGAACAAATTAAGAGATTGCTCGGCCGCACTGCAAAGCTTTCATTCCATCTTGTGGATCTAGAAATTACAAAAAAATTTCTGGAATCTAGGGTAAGACCTCCAATTGGGTTTAAAATTCTGTTGTTTAGTGCTGGTAACAGTGAAAGCAATCAGCGTTATTTGGCTGTTGAATCAGAATCTATGCTCAGTGGTGACATGTTGATTGATGCACAAGTTGTAGTAAATACATCAAAACCTGCAGTGAGTTTTAAACTAAGTAGCGTTGGAAGTAGGATATTTGCGGATATATCATCAAAAAATACAGGTAAAATGCTTGCAATTGTTCTTGATAATGAGGTTATAAGCGCACCTGTAATTAATGAACCTATCATTGGTGGCTCTGGAGTAA
This region of Candidatus Lariskella endosymbiont of Epinotia ramella genomic DNA includes:
- the dnaE gene encoding DNA polymerase III subunit alpha → MHSSSNLENLFIHLRAHSDYSLGKSTNKIQALVKESLKYKMPALCLADYGNLFGSLEFSMECVKNGIKPLIGCIIKVLLPQQFALQNGNQLNLHDFFIIAKNESGYRNLLYLVSHSFLHTKGDVTFYITLEQLFQKSDGIVLLSPGTQGIASELFHSGKTAQLEELVVSLSKQFEDNFFLEFIRNSDKIDAALENVCLDLAYKYNIPIVASNPISYLTPELMVAQDALLCITESKYLLEDTRPKAGIHNYFKSPSEMVKLFSDLPEAIENTALIAMKCSAMAEERAPMLPKFTTQSQDISGNTKSISEAEALRNAAKIGLENRISDITDSKEREEYFSRLEFELEVINKMNFPGYFLIVSDFIKWSKNQGIPVGPGRGSGVGSIVAWALEITDLDPIKFGLLFERFLNPERVSMPDFDIDFCQERRDEVIGYVQQKYGEERVAQIITFGKLQARAVLRDVGRVMQLPYGLIDKISKSVPHNPANPITLSEAIKLDKELQAQRGNDPDIDKLLSIGLQLEGINRHVSTHAAGIVISDRPIIELAPLYQDANSTMQAVQYSLKYAESAGLIKFDFLGLKTLTVISKTCSLINESIIQENKSKDNPKFFDINSIGLDDQKTYQMLSRGETIGVFQFEGVGMRGSIKNLKPDCIGDLMALASLYRPGPMDNIPSYIKRKHGLEKVSHIHKKLEELLSETYGIIIYQEQVMEIAKILAGYSLGQADLLRRAMGKKNKAEMERLREGFVNGAVKGGIEKQQAQEIFGLVEKFASYGFNKSHAAAYSVISYQTAYLKAHYPLQFFTASINLEIHDSDKISMFCSDARHFKIKILPPDINSSAAYFKIEGDAIRFGLAGIKNVGISAMEILVKERQENGSFTDIFDVLERCSHNAINKRAIENLAKAGALNSIADNKKQIFSNVDTLIKYLNFYHNNSSSQIDLFAQDGKQYCLRPELQLCQDWDQKEGSKMEFEALGFYLSSHPLSEHKVKLQKAKVITSDLIERLADKNAAKMNIAGIVINKKIRSTPRGKFAFLQLSDPNGMIDVSIFNEQILYENADLIAEGHAVFCEVETRKDAAGVKIIIEKIHDLDDYLSKVNSFFNVYVSKIEVIDKIANEICESGVQINIIAKLKCSEVTDQISDKTFTIYFTHQKQIFVTKEYLEKMKHIDGIELVEV
- the secD gene encoding protein translocase subunit SecD, with translation MFIGSSSNLLNYLPKNTVNLGLDLRGGVSLLLEADLDNYRKEVLQQAFSQLKVQFKKDTTHSVEFELLPDLQGINLKLRKEISKDLHEQLLKKVKETVGQNFRVRTETDVISVKLDSDMLQAAEGKIMEQSIEIIRRRIDEKGAKEIDLQKQGKNQILLQVPGASSPEQIKRLLGRTAKLSFHLVDLEITKKFLESRVRPPIGFKILLFSAGNSESNQRYLAVESESMLSGDMLIDAQVVVNTSKPAVSFKLSSVGSRIFADISSKNTGKMLAIVLDNEVISAPVINEPIIGGSGVISGSFSMETANELALMLRSGALATPLNIIEERVVGPNLGSDSIEAGARAMIAGAIVVIIFMVAFYGVFGLIADIAMIMNIFFIFAMLSFLDATLTLPGLAGIVLTLGMAVDSNVLICERIKEELRLGKKMLPAISSGYKAAFFTIVDSNVTTVIAGLALYCFGSGPIKGFAVTLIIGIASSMFTAVLLSKVLLLNWYRVFKLKCLKLI